Genomic window (Vigna unguiculata cultivar IT97K-499-35 chromosome 10, ASM411807v1, whole genome shotgun sequence):
tcatCTAGTATAAATTGATTTACAATAGTACACATGTTGAAGGTGAGATAGGATATTCAAATCAATCgaagttattataaaatatgtttgttttttagtaatttaatttattttagttttgatatttagtttataaatataatttagattaaatatgtttttactttGAACTTTGacgtaaaattgaaattcgtcttTTTTCTgaaactttaatacattttgatctccatattttaaaaatgaacgAACATATTCCTTCTAACCCaattacgttaattttttttgcgTGTCAAACACGTTCCATgctaacatttgagttgtttacattgtttgacacgTTCTTGATTCAATGTCAGATGTGAAATGTGttttacatgtaaaaaaaatgtaattggaTTAAGAAAACTATATTCAAATTGAAACGAATTCCAATTTCACATTAAAGTTCAATGACTAAAAACTTATTTAGCTCTTATAATCTtattacactacaaaaaaaatatatattagttgGGGTTTTTTAAAGGAGGTTGTAATAACCCCTAATAGACCATCCCATAGTGGAGGTTTTTCTAAACCCCTTATATGTGCCAGTGGTTTTTAAAGAACCGCCAGAAATTTCAAGCTTTTCCTATTTTTACTTTACCtcttttgcatttatttttcatatattcttgctcattttcattttcaggtaaaacctatttttttctaatctttgtCTTTTAATTAGGGAAAACAATCTCACTCTCTGATGCTCGCAACCCTTCGTCATCAATTTCGCTCTTGCATCTTTGAATTCCAACATTTAATTGGTAAACGATTTCAAGTGCATTTTTGATTTCTCAATTTCTCACGTCTTAAATCTCAGcagatttttcttttcagatgcGTCTTGCTTCGATATCTATGGTGTGTTTGGGGTTCTATGGTGTCTGTGTCGTGGGTTAACAATGGTTGCTCCGGTGAAGTTTTCATGGTTTGAAGCTACTTTGAATGTTCACAGCGTGTTGCAGGTTCCCAACCACTTCACAAGTTCGACGTTGCTTCGAAGGTACACGACTGTTTTGATGATTTACAATTGCTTCAATTTCACGGTGTAACTTTGCCTTCCAGAATCACGGTTGGTCTCTGTTTTTTTCCTCTCTTGAAtaattgtactttttttttgtatttggtaTCCCTTCCAAATCAGTAAAAGAACTCAGCCTTAGGAGTTTGAAATTCACCAAGTTTCCAATTTCTTAGGGCAATTCAGAAAGCTTATGACAATTACTAATACTCAGCATCTTCAAGGAAGTGATATTACACAGCCCCTTAGGCAATCCATCCATATTCTTGCTATAC
Coding sequences:
- the LOC114166650 gene encoding uncharacterized protein LOC114166650 is translated as MLATLRHQFRSCIFEFQHLIDASCFDIYGVFGVLWCLCRGLTMVAPVKFSWFEATLNVHSVLQVPNHFTSSTLLRRFFIFSCSRRRDTHEAYIPNVCSCSCFSSIRIQHSILETNVLVFFIFLHDPS